GCCAGGATCCGCTCCGGCTCGCGCAGGTCGCCGTGGATCACCCCGGTCAGTTCGTCGCCGGCGAGCAGCTCCCGGCTGTGCGCCACCGCGACCGGGTCGATGTCGACGTAGACGACCCGGGCCTTCGGGTTGGCCGTCTGGGCGACCTCGTGCACGTTGCCCACGGTGGGGATGCCGGAGCCGATGTCGAGGAACTGGTCGATGCCGGCGTCGAGCAGCGTGCGTACGGCGCGACGCAGGAACTCCCGGCCGGCGCGCATGGTCGCCGCCAGGTTAGGGGTCATGCCGGCGATCTGCTCGGCCAACTGCCGGTCGATCTCGAAGTTGTGCGCCCCGCCGAGGAAGTAGTCGTAGACCCGGGCCGCGCTCGGCCGGGAGAGGTCGATCTCGGCGGGAAGTCCGTCCGGCATCTGCACTGCTGCACCTCATGGTCGTCGCCGCGGTGCGGGAGGGAACCGCTGCCGGGGTGCGTGGGGCACGCGAGGCACCGGCCGACCCGCGGGTCGTGTGGTGCTCACCACTCTAGGCCGGGAACGCCCGGGTCCGGGAGGTCCCATGACCCACTTCGTCGGCCCGTCGGATGTCCGTCACGGACCAGACACCGCACCCGGAACCGGCCCCGTCACGGTCCGACCACGCACGGGGACCGGGCGGGCCGGCGAACGGACCTCCCGCGCGCCCGGTCCCGCTGGTCGGCTACACGCCTGGGCCCCGTGTCCTGCCGCGTGGCGGAGAAGGCCGGCTACGGCCGGAGCGGGACCGACTGGCTCCGCCGTGGCGCCCGGGTCACGGGTCAGGCGGACTCCAGCAGCAGCGAGATGCCCTGCCCCACGCCGACGCACATGGTGGCCAGCGCCCGGCGCCCGCCCCGGCGGCGCAGCTCCAGCGCGGCCGTCAGCGCCAGCCGGGCGCCGCTGGCGCCGAGCGGGTGCCCGAGCGCGATCGCCCCACCGTTCGGGTTGACGTGCTCGGCGTCGGTCGGCAGGCCCAGCTCGCGCAGCACCGCGACGGACTGCGCGGCGAACGCCTCGTTCAGCTCGATCACGTCGACCGCGTCGAGGCCGAGGCCGAGGCGGTCGAGCAGCTTCCGGGTGGCCGGCACCGGCCCGACGCCCATCACCCGCGGGGGTACGCCGGCCGCGGCGGCGCCGGCGACCCGGGCCAGCGGGGTGAGGCCGTAGCGGGCCACGGCCGCCTCCGAGGCGACCAGCAGCGCCACCGCGCCGTCGTTGACGCCCGACGAGTTGCCGGCGGTCACCGTGCCGCC
The nucleotide sequence above comes from Micromonospora sp. M71_S20. Encoded proteins:
- a CDS encoding SAM-dependent methyltransferase: MQMPDGLPAEIDLSRPSAARVYDYFLGGAHNFEIDRQLAEQIAGMTPNLAATMRAGREFLRRAVRTLLDAGIDQFLDIGSGIPTVGNVHEVAQTANPKARVVYVDIDPVAVAHSRELLAGDELTGVIHGDLREPERILAAARDLGLLDFNRPLGILLAGVVHFVGDADRPGDILATLRAAAAPGSHLVVSHSTFEDQPQEMLDAQRLSARTDTEITLRSRAEVTSFFGDWTLLEPGVVHMPRWRPDSPSDVDEHPERFGAFGGVARYDQPTA